The DNA sequence CTGCTGGACCATCGTCCACACGTTGCTGGTGAACCAGTAGATGACGACACCGAGCGGGAAGAAGACGCCGGAGAAGACGAAGGCGAACGGCAGGACGTAGAGCATGATCTTCTGCATCTGGTACGCCTGGCCGGTCTTGGCCTCGGGGGAGAGGTTCTTCGAGATGATCTGCAGCTGCGTGAAGAACTGCGAGACGATCATCAAGACGACGAGCACGAGCAGGATGCCGACGGTGACCTGCCAGCCCTCGGCCTGGGTCTCCCACGCGCCCACGAGAGTGTCGTGGAGGGACGCGACGCCGAAGAGCTTCGCGTTGTAGAACTCGGTCATGAGCTCATTGGTGAGCAGGCCCACGCCGGTGTGGTTCGGATCGGTCTTGATCGTCTGCACGCCGTTGAGCACGCTGAACAGCGCGAAGAACACGGGCATCTGCACGAGGAGCGGCAAGCACGACGAGGCCGGGTTCGTGCCGTGCTTCTTGTACAGCGCCATCGTCTCGCGGCTCATGGCCTCGCGGGAGAGCTGGTCTTTCTTGCCCTTGTACTTTTCCTGAACTTTTCGCAGTTCAGGGGCGATTTCCATCATCTTCCGCTGGCTCTTGATCTGCTTGACGAAGAGCGGAATGAGGGCGGAGCGGACGACGAGGACCAGGCCCACGATCGCGAGGACCCACGTGATGCCCGCAGCCGCCGGCAGGCCCATCGCGGTGAACAGCCAGTGCCAGGAGACGAGCACGAGCTCGACCGCCCATTTGAGCGGCCAGAGGATGATTCCGATCAGATCCGGCACGGATCAGTCCTTTCTCAGGGGTACGACGAATCCTCGCGGAGTCAGGTCGTACCGGAAGTTCTTGTGGAGGGGCACGTCGTCGACGCCTCCCTCCGCCCAGGGATGACAGCGGGCGATCCGGGTCGCCGCCATGATCGAACCGACGAGAGCACCGTGCTGCTGCACGGCGCCGACCGCGTAGGCCGAGCACGACGGGTAGTACTTGCAGACATCCCCATATGTATGGGAGATCGTCGCACGATAACCATGGAGCAAGCTCAACACGGAA is a window from the Microbacterium lacus genome containing:
- the yidC gene encoding membrane protein insertase YidC, giving the protein MPDLIGIILWPLKWAVELVLVSWHWLFTAMGLPAAAGITWVLAIVGLVLVVRSALIPLFVKQIKSQRKMMEIAPELRKVQEKYKGKKDQLSREAMSRETMALYKKHGTNPASSCLPLLVQMPVFFALFSVLNGVQTIKTDPNHTGVGLLTNELMTEFYNAKLFGVASLHDTLVGAWETQAEGWQVTVGILLVLVVLMIVSQFFTQLQIISKNLSPEAKTGQAYQMQKIMLYVLPFAFVFSGVFFPLGVVIYWFTSNVWTMVQQFIVIRNMPTPGSEAAKMREERLARRGKAIDSSGKIIPLEKYQAEQQRLFEEAERARAAAPKRQQPVGKQRAKKQAQKSGDAGTKPGGSTDPATGTAT
- the yidD gene encoding membrane protein insertion efficiency factor YidD: MASVGEARLDQSAWIRAIPLLPRNSVLSLLHGYRATISHTYGDVCKYYPSCSAYAVGAVQQHGALVGSIMAATRIARCHPWAEGGVDDVPLHKNFRYDLTPRGFVVPLRKD